A window of Sedimentibacter sp. MB31-C6 genomic DNA:
TTTAGCTTTTCGCGGAGAGGGCATATTCCTCATTTCGTTGAAATAGAATGATGTTTAAAGTATAATAATATTGGAGGAATATTATGAACAAGTATAATAAAAAAGCTAACAATATTGTAAGGATTATATGTCTAATACTAGCTATAGGAATGGTCGCTACCACATTTTTAAGCTTGCTTACGTATTTCTAAAAAGGAGTAACTAATGAAGAAAATTGTAGATAAAATAAATAAAAAAGAACTTGAATATAGTGAAGAAGAAAGACCACTATATCATTTAAATTGTGCAGAAATATTATTAATGGCTGCAAATGAAAAGTACAACCTTGGTATAGAGCAAAATACTATTAAGGCTATATGTCCTTTTGGAGGTGGTATTCAATCTGAAAAAACTTGTGGAGCTCTACTTGGAGCTGTTGCTGCTTTAGGTGTGTTATATGCAGAAGAATTACCAACAACAAATGAAAAAATGAAAGAAATGACTAAGAAATTAGTAGAAGAATTTGAAAATGAATTTGGATCGTTGAATTGCGATTACATCAAGGAACATCATAGAAGTGAAGCTGAAAAATGTAATCCTGTAAAATTAAGAGCTGCAGAGGTTTTTGATAAAGTTATAAATGAAGATTAATCTTAACGGGTGTAATATGGAATATTTTGAATACTTTAAAAAAGCTTATAATGTTGAATTGAATAAACAACAAAGATATGCTGTTTCTTTTGACCAGGGCAATGCCCTGGTTTTATCTACTGCAGGCTCAGGTAAAACTACAGTTATAATATCAAGAGCTGGAAGATTGTTGTATGAAAGGAAATGCAATAAAAAAATATTGACTATAACATTTTCTAAAATGGCAGCATCAGATATGAAAAATAGATTTCAATTATACTTTGGTGACAAGTATAAATATCAAACAGAATTTTCAACTATTCATGCGTTTGCTTATAAAATCGTAAAAGAATTTTATAGAAGTAAAGGAATTGAATTTAATTTACTAACTAATAATTATCAAATATTAGGTGAAATACTTAAATCTCATTATTCCAAATCATATTTTAATTATATTAGTGATGAAGAAATTGAAACTTTAGCTTCTTCAATTGGATATATAAATAATATGATGTTGAAACCATCAGAATATAAAGACTATGGTATCGATATAAAAGAATTTGATCTAATATACAACAAATATCGTAATTATAAATCACAAAACAAACTAATTGATTTTGATGATATGTTATTGTATGCATATAAAATACTTTTTAAATCTAATTTAATCAGAGATAAGATTAAAAATACATATCAATATATACAAATAGACGAAATGCAGGATACTTCTAAAATACAACATGAAATAATAAAATTAATATCCGGTAATAATTTATTTATGGTAGGAGATGACGATCAATCAATTTATTCCTTTAGAGGTAGTTATCCTGACTTTATGTTTCAATTTAAAGATATTTATAAAGAAGGTAAAATTTTTTATTTAGATAATAACTTCAGAAGTGATAAGAATATAGTTAATGGTGCGAAAAATTTTATTCAAGGAAATAAAAACAGATATTCTAAAGCTATTACTACAGAAAATCCTCAAGAAAAAGAAATTAATATTTCCAAGGTTCAAAGTAGAAGAGAACAGTCAAAATACATAGTTAATGATATATTAA
This region includes:
- a CDS encoding C-GCAxxG-C-C family protein; the protein is MKKIVDKINKKELEYSEEERPLYHLNCAEILLMAANEKYNLGIEQNTIKAICPFGGGIQSEKTCGALLGAVAALGVLYAEELPTTNEKMKEMTKKLVEEFENEFGSLNCDYIKEHHRSEAEKCNPVKLRAAEVFDKVINED
- a CDS encoding ATP-dependent helicase, with product MEYFEYFKKAYNVELNKQQRYAVSFDQGNALVLSTAGSGKTTVIISRAGRLLYERKCNKKILTITFSKMAASDMKNRFQLYFGDKYKYQTEFSTIHAFAYKIVKEFYRSKGIEFNLLTNNYQILGEILKSHYSKSYFNYISDEEIETLASSIGYINNMMLKPSEYKDYGIDIKEFDLIYNKYRNYKSQNKLIDFDDMLLYAYKILFKSNLIRDKIKNTYQYIQIDEMQDTSKIQHEIIKLISGNNLFMVGDDDQSIYSFRGSYPDFMFQFKDIYKEGKIFYLDNNFRSDKNIVNGAKNFIQGNKNRYSKAITTENPQEKEINISKVQSRREQSKYIVNDILNIKGKASIGILYRYNMSAMILANSLYENNLSFYIKEDKTKFFNSVVLQDILAFLNLSLDPTDREAFARIYYKSYTYFTKSMCKRVLENPNFDMTVFDILNNIRGLDYYVYDRIDTFRRDINYINKLKPKDIIRFIKLDLEYMNYIERMQEEGRNNMSNSLHILEILDEIGSNCDNIKEFINKIYKLQEIIKNASINKESNITLTTIHSAKGLEYDYVYMIDNIDGEFPLDRKNMSHKEYEKFLEEERRIFYVGMTRAKKVLKILVPGVPSLFVNELINSNKKNNIRDRNIHVGKQVSHNKFGNGVVIDINDNIVYIKFNNEKIKSFDLSLSLENNILELL